A window from Mogibacterium neglectum encodes these proteins:
- a CDS encoding heavy metal translocating P-type ATPase, which yields MDKYNITGMSCAACQAHVEKAVSKVPGVESVSVSLLTNSMGVEGNANSEAIVKAVEDAGYGATIQGAEESKSSANSLEAQEKALEDKESPVLKRRLALSVVFLLVLMYFSMGHTMFQLPLPKFLDGNHIGITVIQMVLAVIVMFINKKFFVSGWKSMRSGAPSMDTLVAMGSMTSFLWSFYILMQMTRSVTDGDTKAVMADMHNLYFESAAMIVTLITVGKLLEALSKGRTTDALKSLMKLAPKTAVIERDGTEILVQIAEVKTGDVFVVRPGESIPVDGVIIEGGTAIDESALTGESVPVDRTVGDGVSAATINRTGFIRAKATRVGEDTTLAQIIKMVSDAAATKAPIAKIADKVSGVFVPVVIIIAVIVTLIWIFVGQPFGYALARGIAVLVVSCPCALGLATPVAIMVGSGLGAKNGILFKTASSLEEMGRIQIVALDKTGTITKGEPTVTDIKPAEGVTAVQLLNIANALEARSEHPFALAITRYFEEKRENLKLSDVEIEAFEAISGKGIQAKLVGTDSKGDLHAGSVKYISELVEVADDIKAEADSLAALGKTPLLFAGGGKLIGMIAVADTVKDDSRSAITEMKRQGLKIVMITGDNERTARAIGNKAGIDYVASGVLPDGKENLIRELGKLGKVAMVGDGINDAPALTRADVGIAIGAGADVAVDAADVVLMNSRLSDVSGAIRLSRATLRNIHENLFWAFFYNILLIPLAAGAYVHFMKGWSMNPMWGAAAMSISSFCVCMNALRLNLFKVHNANVDRHGKGEVSETKLNSLIAKVTGNEESSEELGQNETNNLHEDNLKEGKVMTKTMKIEGMMCGHCEATVKKALEAIESVNSAEVSHEAGTAVVKLSEGVPDDVLKKAVEDKDYKVISIA from the coding sequence ATGGATAAATATAATATCACTGGTATGAGCTGTGCCGCTTGTCAGGCTCATGTCGAGAAAGCAGTGAGTAAGGTCCCAGGAGTGGAATCGGTATCCGTAAGCCTGCTGACCAACTCTATGGGAGTTGAAGGCAATGCAAACAGCGAAGCTATTGTGAAAGCTGTAGAGGATGCTGGGTATGGAGCAACTATACAAGGGGCAGAAGAAAGCAAATCCTCTGCAAATTCACTCGAAGCTCAAGAGAAGGCTCTCGAGGATAAAGAAAGCCCTGTGCTTAAACGAAGACTCGCTTTGTCGGTAGTGTTTCTATTGGTGCTGATGTATTTTTCGATGGGACACACAATGTTTCAACTGCCTCTACCAAAATTCCTAGATGGTAACCACATTGGTATCACGGTTATACAGATGGTACTGGCAGTAATAGTTATGTTTATCAATAAGAAATTTTTTGTCAGCGGATGGAAGAGCATGCGCTCTGGTGCACCGAGCATGGATACCTTGGTTGCGATGGGGTCTATGACATCGTTCCTGTGGAGCTTTTACATATTGATGCAGATGACAAGAAGCGTGACTGATGGCGATACCAAGGCCGTGATGGCAGACATGCATAACCTGTATTTTGAGTCAGCTGCTATGATAGTTACTCTTATTACGGTTGGTAAACTCCTTGAGGCTCTTTCTAAGGGTAGGACAACTGATGCGCTAAAGAGCCTGATGAAGCTCGCTCCTAAGACTGCGGTCATAGAGCGCGATGGCACGGAGATCTTAGTTCAGATTGCGGAAGTTAAGACAGGTGATGTGTTTGTCGTTAGACCTGGTGAGAGCATACCTGTGGATGGAGTGATAATCGAGGGCGGAACAGCGATAGATGAATCCGCACTGACGGGAGAAAGCGTTCCAGTCGATAGGACGGTTGGTGACGGAGTTTCAGCGGCTACGATTAATAGAACTGGATTTATAAGAGCAAAGGCTACACGTGTTGGGGAAGATACAACCCTAGCGCAGATTATCAAGATGGTCAGCGATGCAGCAGCTACCAAGGCACCGATTGCCAAGATAGCGGATAAGGTATCGGGTGTGTTCGTACCTGTAGTAATTATAATTGCTGTAATCGTGACGCTAATCTGGATATTCGTCGGACAGCCATTCGGATACGCTCTAGCTAGAGGAATAGCTGTGCTCGTTGTTAGCTGCCCATGCGCGCTTGGACTGGCAACTCCGGTAGCTATCATGGTCGGAAGCGGCCTTGGGGCTAAGAACGGAATATTGTTTAAGACAGCTAGTTCACTAGAGGAGATGGGCAGAATTCAGATAGTTGCCCTTGACAAGACAGGGACTATCACTAAGGGCGAGCCTACGGTCACAGATATAAAGCCTGCAGAGGGAGTTACGGCAGTTCAGCTTCTCAATATCGCTAATGCTCTCGAAGCTAGAAGCGAGCATCCTTTTGCACTGGCTATTACTAGATACTTCGAAGAGAAAAGAGAAAATCTTAAGCTCTCAGATGTCGAGATCGAAGCTTTTGAAGCGATATCAGGAAAGGGCATCCAGGCTAAGTTAGTAGGAACTGACTCCAAAGGCGATTTACATGCAGGCAGTGTAAAATACATATCTGAACTTGTAGAAGTAGCTGATGACATCAAGGCTGAGGCAGACTCATTGGCAGCGCTGGGAAAGACACCTCTTTTATTTGCTGGTGGCGGAAAGCTTATTGGCATGATAGCCGTTGCAGATACTGTTAAAGACGATAGCAGGAGTGCAATCACAGAGATGAAGAGGCAAGGGCTTAAGATCGTTATGATAACCGGTGATAACGAGAGAACTGCGCGTGCAATCGGCAATAAAGCTGGTATTGACTATGTCGCATCGGGCGTTCTTCCAGATGGAAAAGAAAATCTGATAAGAGAACTCGGAAAGCTCGGCAAGGTTGCGATGGTCGGAGACGGAATAAACGATGCTCCTGCACTCACAAGGGCAGATGTCGGAATTGCAATCGGGGCTGGAGCAGATGTAGCGGTCGATGCTGCAGATGTAGTGCTTATGAACAGCAGGCTATCGGATGTCTCCGGAGCGATAAGACTCAGCAGAGCTACGCTTAGAAATATACATGAAAATCTATTCTGGGCATTTTTCTATAATATCCTTCTAATTCCACTTGCTGCAGGTGCTTATGTACACTTCATGAAGGGCTGGTCTATGAATCCTATGTGGGGAGCCGCAGCTATGAGTATCTCTAGTTTCTGCGTATGCATGAATGCACTCAGATTAAATCTGTTCAAGGTTCACAATGCAAATGTGGATAGGCACGGCAAAGGCGAGGTTAGTGAAACAAAATTGAATTCGCTAATTGCGAAAGTTACGGGAAATGAAGAAAGCTCCGAGGAGTTGGGGCAAAACGAAACAAATAATTTGCATGAAGATAATTTAAAGGAGGGCAAAGTTATGACAAAAACTATGAAAATTGAAGGTATGATGTGCGGACACTGCGAAGCCACTGTAAAGAAAGCGCTCGAAGCTATCGAGAGTGTCAACTCAGCTGAGGTTAGCCATGAGGCGGGAACAGCCGTAGTTAAGCTATCAGAAGGCGTGCCGGATGACGTGTTAAAGAAAGCTGTAGAAGACAAAGATTATAAAGTTATATCTATTGCATAG
- a CDS encoding pyridoxal phosphate-dependent aminotransferase, translating to MIAKSMEPFLAGSSVIRAMFEEGKKMAKIYGPENVYDFSVGNPGLHPPKEYREAINYVNNEMDPHLVHGYMPNAGFESTRTAVAENLNKRFGSNFTFENIIMTVGAGSSINVIMKTIFDPGDKQVVFAPYFVEYANWASNYHAETVVVPPNEANGFEPDPEALKKALDPKVKVVIINNPNNPTGAIYSRETLEKIAEVLKEAEKEYGHPIYIITDEPYRELVYVDKEIVFIPDLYDNTIIAYSWSKSLSIPGDRLGYLAVSPKSDNVEEFMAAATVANRISGDTNAPSIIQLAVERCLDAQVDIPYYKKNAEDLYKIVTDAGFTAVVPQGAFYLWVKSPVADEKELVAAAKEERILAVPGSAFACPGYIRLSFCISNETIQRSAESFAKLGKKYFG from the coding sequence ATGATCGCAAAAAGTATGGAACCCTTCCTAGCGGGCAGCTCGGTTATCAGAGCTATGTTCGAAGAGGGTAAGAAGATGGCAAAGATATATGGTCCAGAGAATGTTTACGACTTCAGTGTTGGAAACCCTGGACTACACCCACCAAAGGAGTATAGAGAAGCTATCAACTACGTTAACAACGAGATGGATCCGCATCTAGTTCACGGCTACATGCCTAATGCTGGTTTCGAGTCCACAAGAACAGCGGTAGCTGAGAATCTCAATAAGAGATTTGGGTCAAACTTCACTTTTGAAAATATCATAATGACAGTTGGAGCAGGTTCTTCGATTAACGTAATCATGAAGACTATCTTTGACCCAGGTGATAAGCAGGTGGTATTTGCTCCATATTTCGTTGAGTATGCAAACTGGGCTAGCAACTACCATGCAGAAACAGTAGTCGTACCTCCAAATGAAGCAAATGGATTCGAGCCGGATCCAGAGGCGCTTAAGAAGGCTCTTGATCCAAAGGTTAAGGTAGTAATTATCAACAACCCTAACAATCCAACAGGAGCAATCTATTCGCGTGAAACTCTCGAGAAAATCGCAGAGGTGCTCAAGGAAGCTGAGAAAGAATATGGACACCCTATCTACATTATCACTGACGAGCCATACAGAGAGCTAGTTTATGTAGATAAGGAAATTGTTTTCATTCCAGATCTATACGACAATACAATCATCGCGTACTCATGGTCGAAGTCACTTTCGATTCCTGGAGACAGACTTGGATACCTTGCTGTATCTCCAAAGTCTGACAACGTTGAGGAGTTTATGGCAGCGGCAACCGTTGCTAACCGTATTTCAGGAGACACTAATGCTCCATCAATCATCCAGCTAGCAGTTGAGAGATGCCTGGATGCACAGGTTGATATCCCATATTACAAGAAGAACGCTGAAGATCTGTACAAGATTGTAACAGATGCTGGATTCACAGCAGTTGTTCCTCAGGGTGCTTTCTACCTATGGGTAAAATCACCAGTTGCTGATGAAAAGGAACTCGTAGCTGCTGCTAAGGAGGAGAGAATTCTCGCAGTGCCTGGAAGCGCATTTGCTTGCCCTGGATATATCAGACTTTCGTTCTGTATCTCTAATGAGACTATTCAGAGATCAGCTGAGTCGTTTGCTAAGCTAGGAAAGAAGTATTTTGGCTAA
- a CDS encoding S-ribosylhomocysteine lyase, translating into MERIASFNVNHDTLEKGMYISRIDGDVVTYDIRMKKPNMGDYVSNEALHTFEHLFATYARNSEISDKVIYIGPMGCRTGFYLLMRDTATGQQAIGLVRESFKFISEYKGEIPGAARSECGNSEEHDLEAAREVAIDMVEVLRDWNEEKLDYDYEG; encoded by the coding sequence ATGGAGAGGATTGCGAGTTTTAACGTAAACCACGATACCCTTGAGAAGGGCATGTATATATCGAGGATAGATGGAGATGTAGTGACCTACGATATAAGGATGAAGAAACCGAACATGGGTGATTATGTTTCAAATGAGGCACTTCATACATTCGAACATCTATTTGCAACGTATGCGAGGAACAGCGAGATTTCCGATAAAGTCATATATATTGGACCTATGGGATGTAGGACTGGATTCTACTTATTGATGAGAGATACCGCTACTGGACAGCAAGCGATAGGCCTAGTGAGAGAGTCATTTAAGTTCATATCTGAATATAAAGGTGAGATCCCTGGTGCGGCTAGGAGTGAATGCGGAAACAGTGAGGAGCACGACCTCGAGGCGGCAAGAGAAGTTGCGATAGATATGGTGGAAGTTTTAAGGGACTGGAATGAGGAGAAGCTTGATTATGACTATGAAGGATAA
- a CDS encoding 5'-methylthioadenosine/adenosylhomocysteine nucleosidase: MTMKDKSIGAAFCDAAAVIGGNARLGIVCAMDVEMQDLLEQLRGVSVEETYGFKFYEGILEQTQVVLVRCGIGKVNAARGTQLMIDKYKPSYIINSGVAGALNKELRPMDIVVGKDFIQHDFDLSPIGYAKGCLATGDRSKPTIIEADDSMVKLLADVSEVVAGEYKDAGKVLVGRIVSGDQFINSPEVKAELRDDFGGDAAEMEGAVLAYVASCANIPCAVLRVISDMADGTNNESYDEFEKKASKLSAEIIIELAKLAPSNR; this comes from the coding sequence ATGACTATGAAGGATAAGAGTATAGGTGCAGCCTTCTGCGATGCGGCTGCAGTAATTGGTGGCAATGCTAGACTAGGAATAGTCTGTGCTATGGATGTCGAGATGCAGGACTTGCTGGAACAGCTGAGAGGCGTCTCGGTTGAAGAAACTTATGGCTTTAAATTCTATGAAGGCATATTAGAACAGACTCAGGTGGTGCTAGTGCGATGTGGAATCGGTAAAGTTAACGCAGCTAGGGGTACTCAGCTGATGATCGATAAGTATAAGCCAAGCTATATAATCAACAGCGGAGTTGCGGGTGCGCTCAATAAGGAGCTTAGACCTATGGATATTGTCGTTGGAAAGGATTTTATCCAGCACGACTTTGACCTCAGCCCAATCGGTTATGCCAAGGGCTGTCTTGCCACAGGAGATAGATCAAAGCCAACAATCATTGAGGCGGATGACAGCATGGTGAAATTACTGGCCGATGTATCTGAAGTGGTTGCTGGAGAGTATAAAGATGCTGGTAAAGTGCTTGTAGGCAGAATCGTGAGCGGCGATCAGTTCATCAATAGTCCGGAGGTTAAGGCGGAACTGAGGGATGATTTCGGCGGAGATGCCGCTGAGATGGAGGGCGCGGTTCTAGCATACGTTGCAAGCTGTGCGAACATACCTTGTGCGGTGCTCAGAGTAATATCTGACATGGCTGATGGAACTAACAACGAGTCGTATGATGAATTCGAGAAGAAAGCCTCGAAGCTATCTGCAGAGATAATAATAGAGCTGGCTAAGCTAGCACCATCAAATCGCTAA